The genome window CTGCCTTCTCCCAGAAACCTGTTTGTCTTGATCCTCCACCACCCAAGACTAGCTTCACctctctcctcatccctcctTAAATTCAACAAGAATATTCTCTCCACTGGTCTTTCTTTACCTTTGAGGGCCCCTCTGCCTAGGCTGCTCTCCCCAGAAGCCTTGTGGCCTTTCCCTGCCCTTCTTTTTGTCTATCCACCCTCCATTTCTTAAGAAGCACAATTCCATTCTACGTAAGACACTGTCGCCTGTCATGCCCATCATCATGCTTCTCCTATGACTTTGTTCTCTTCTAAGCACCTGCCATCATCTTCCATACTTGTTTGACTTTTCAAGGGGTATTTCTACTTATGCCAGGTAGAAACATGCCAGAGAAATAACTCAGCTGTGGCTAACTTGGCACACCAACGCAATTCATTGATTGGAGTTACTTCCAGGAGCACAGGTGAAGGGTTATTTACACAACAAGCATCTTACTACAAGCAGCAGCAAAGAGAGTGGCTCTCCCGCCCTGACAGTTGTCAATCTGTGGTGGATCCTCAGGAGAGGACCCCTGAGCCTCACGAGCCTCACGAGCCTCACgagccctcctctccttccacaaGAGGATGTTAATGGGCCCAATCACGTGAGCATCTCATCCAGCTGATTGTAGTTTCACTGATTTCAAGGTAGCCGTGGCCACACCATGCCGGGTGGCAGAGTTCCACAAATGAAATACATCCATTCTCTCTCACAGTAGGTGGGAAGGAATTCAAGCAGGGGCTTTGCTTTTCTCAGTGCTGAATTACCACTGCCtagagcagcagcaggcagaggcaagcgCACCTTCCCTGTCTGAACAAGCTCCCTGGGTACTGTTAGTGCTTCCCACCAGCTGGGCTCTGGGTTCTTTGTATCCATCTCACTTGTTTACATCTCCATGCCATCACAAGGTCCTCATTTTCCAGTCTGTCTTGGCCTCCCCACCACCCTTGCTGTACCCAACCTCTGTCTACAGTGGTGAGATGACAAGAAGCTTGCTCCTCTCTAAGTGGACACAGTAGTAGGTAGGAGagtctatttttgttttcagacatgAGCTCATGTTGCcggggctgtcctggaactcgctatataGCCAGGCATGatcttgaacccctgatcctcttgtctccatctcacagtgctgggactacagccAAATCCCATCACACTTGGCAGTTTTCCTTTTGGTTAGTCGAATAATCTgatgggcttttcttttcttttcttttttttctttagttttattttggttctgttttttaagacagggtttcactatgtagcccaggctggcctcaaacttgacttcctcctgcctcagcctcaaaaGGTGGGTCACCAGGCCTAACTCAGTagatacagttttaaaatgagttttaggTTCAGAGCAAGACTGAACAAAAGGTACAGAGAGGTCTCACATGCTAACCATACAACACTTATTTTTAGGATTAGTGTGAACAGCCATATGTGTACTTGAATGGCTATGCACTCACCCACTATGAGGTTTCTGTGACTTTCCTAACTCTGATTAGGTCATTCCTTGTTCAAACTTTAACTGGCTTATGTAAGTAACACTCTATAGAAATCAAATCAAATTCTTTagtccaattttcttttttcaattttttaaaatttatttatttatctgtatacagtattctgccggcatgtgtccctgcaggccagaagagggcgccagatctcattacagatggttgtgagtgaccatgtgggtgctgggaattgaactcaggacctctggaagagcagccagtgctcttaacctctgagccatctctccaggcctccaattttcttttttatctttaattacattatttgttGGTTGTGTGTAGAGATGTgaatgcatgtgggtgtgtgtaagTTCGTGACACtcgtgtggaggttagagaacaattTTCAGAGTCATTGCTCTCCTTTCCACTGTGTGAATCCttgaagatcaaactcaggttgccagcttggtggcaagtatgACTgccccatctcactggccctttagTTTGATCTTCAAGAGTTCTACAATTTGGATCCAGCTTGGTTTCCAACTTCACCTCTCACTAGCCCCCTCTGTGCAATCTTTACTCCACCACAATTCCACTGCTTCTGATCACAGGCTGCATTTTACTATTTCTGTTCTATGTTCCATCTCTGCCAAAAATGCACCCCCTCCAGTATGTCTGCCAAGCTCTCCCAGTCTTCCAAAGCCCAGCTGGAACCCCATTTTCTGCAGGAGACTCACCCAGCTATGCTGGTTGATGTCCACCTCTGTCTTTGCTGTactttataatattaattttctgtgtgtctctcttccaATCCTTGCCTCAGGGGCAGGGACCACAAGGCACATGCTGAGCAATACCTGGCATTATGAAGCAGGCTGTTGAGGAACAGGATATAATTCATCTACTAGAGAGGGCATATGAGAGCTACTTCCAAACTTTCCATCATTTATTCTAGTATCATTCACTAAATCCCAGAACTTATCAGTTTGTCCTGCTATAGTACACACCTCCACTGCAAAACCAAGAAAATGAGGAGGTTACTGGTTTCTttgtgattttccttttctttccctaggCAGAAGAAGTGGGAAAATGGGGTAGAATTCTGCAGGAAAAGTAAAACAGCTTCAGTGGGCTTTTGTGTGGAGAAGGCTTTTCCCTTTATTTCAGGAAAATCTAAAGTGAGCCTCGGCATACAAGGTTAAGAAGAGCTCTCACCCGAGTCTGTCTTTCAGTTGTGACCCTGCTGGCTCAGGTGGCACTTCCAGTGCCCTCTCTCACATTCTGCAAGTCAGCACTTCTCACAGTGTGCATGCTCACTTCCAATATTCTCCTTAGCAGCTCACCCGTGCTCCCTTGTGTCACAATTGTCTGCTCTgttacttttattgttgtttgctttgtgggggaggggcacatgcttgtgtatgcacacatgcttgTACATGCTTCTATGGCTCAAGGTAgcatagattatttttatttttatttttatttttggtttttcaagacagggtttctctgtgtagctttggagcctgtcctggaacttgctctgtagaccaggctggcctcaaactcacagaaatctgcctgcttctgcctccgagtgctgccGCCACCACGCAGCCTAGCatagatttttaatgttttatactCAACCCTATTTCTTCCCTATAAGTTACTTTTAGTGGACAGTtttgcagggtgtgtgtgtgtgtgtgtgtgtgtgtgtgtgtgtgtaacacattATAGTAAAATGACCAATTAACATTCACAGCCAAAAGTCTAGTCCTTGATTGTATTAACAATGTATGTTACTGCATTCAATTTTCAGAAACAGCTGAAAATACTCCAATATTCTCAAGATCTTAAATCATAAATCAATATTGATCTCCAAATCTGGGATTCCCAAAAAGCCTCACCTAAGACACCTAAGGACTCTTGCTCTGCTCAGGTCCCACATACTACACCAGAAGCACTACTCAGATTCCACAGGCTGCACTTCACTACATCATCTGATCTGCAACAATGTCAGTCTGACTTTCAAAGCCCCAGTAAGCGATGTGACCTCTGGTGATACTAAACTATGGAACAAAACCAATTGAAAGGCAAGACAAATAGGGACATTTCTGAATCCACTTTCACAGCTGCTTGGGCTACTGCCCAGCCCCCAGAGCGAAGGTCAATCTCCCGCTTTGTTGTCTTGAAACCTGTAATGCACAGAGCACATAGCATTCAATAGCATGCAAATATTATACTGTCCCTATTGGCTCAGTATTTTGTCTTCTCACCTCCTAACAAAGTCAAAACCCCATGGGAGCTGAAGCTCGGACTCCTACTGAAACCTGAATGATCTAGTTACTGTCAACAAGATGAATAAGCAGTATACTATTTTATCTGAAAGGCTCCACATTTTTACCCTTAGTTCAAGCCTCTAAGCAGGGAGCTGAGTTTCAGTTTAAAAACTTGACATCAGAATGCACTATGTTGTGAGCTCAGCCTGGTCTGACAATGTACATTCACCCAGCAATGTACACAcatctgtgtacacatgcacaaactcaGGAAaggatctttatttatttatttttttaaagtggcgAAACTGGGCAGCTTTATTGATGAGCGTCAGGTACGTGGTCAGGACAAGACCCAAGCCCAGGCTTTATGCTTCTCCTCTGGCCTCATGGGTGTAAACTTCTCCTGAAGTTTCTGCCACACGCTCTTATCCATCTCCTGAAATTCTTCCAGGGTGCCTATGGACAGAATCAGCTTGTATTCTTTCATGGACAGGCCACTGAAGCTGGTGTCTCTGGGGCAATGGTACTTGTGTTTATAGTAGTTTAAATGCAGTTGTGCTAAGCTTTGGTACATCTGATTACAGGCCTGTGGGAGCCctttttcaggttcctcgtggctttacccagcaggtccacatagaggatgattaggaccacaggtctgagtgcaggtgtctgaatggtctgcacttggctgtgctggggggaggtcttttgctccaccccttggcgtctctataaataccctggggcagagacagtcagggccccttggaaaaggttccaggctctctcaaggctatcctttattttctatctgtttatctccacagtctaaatccttctgtctaatatttcctgctactcacactcaagaaaactctggggagctgtggggttggtgggtaaacaccccacacAGGCCTCGGGTTCTGCCACTTGGGTGTTCTCTCCCTCCCAAAAGGCCTGTGCTACCCGCTTCTGCAGGTAAGTGCCCAAGTCCCGGCCCCGTTTGGTCTTGTCCACTGGCCATTCCTCACAGAGCTTAAGGAAACAATGGTAGTGGAGAGCGGCCATCTTGGGCCCCACTTTCAGGAAAGGATCTTTAACACACAAGTATCTTCTATGTATGATTCCTTAAAGCCAAGTCAACCTGCTTCCCTTTCATTCCTTTtcacctcccttctctttcccaggaagcaggaagagtacTAGGAAACCGTTTACTCATCGCTACTGTGCATTCCATAAACCCTGCATACGTAAGCCCACATGTCTGCAGTGCCATGCCATCCCTGAGATACACTGCTCAGCCAAATTACTTTGTTACAAAATACACTCAAACAAAagcaatgacatttaaaaatacagagtCAAGGCCTACTCACCACAATGGTGACAGGTAATGCCTATCGTTCATCAGAGTGAACCAGGTCGGGAAAGACATGGATAAATTTCATATAAAAGTCGTAAGAATCTGAAAATTATTTGCAACTATGAACagtgcaggcagacacacacacacacacacacacacacacacacacacacaactctccaGGTTTCTCAGTCCCAAATCCCAGAGTTAGACAAGATCAACAAACGGGCACTTAGGAAACCAGCTCCATCCAGCTGGGCTAAGGTCACCAGTGGGAATACCAGTTCACTGATTCCTGAGCTCCTTCACGTAGCTTACGAAGAAGTACATCCAAACTGAATCCGAAGTGAATTCAAGTACCACAGAAGGGAATTTCCCCAGACTTCAGAAGTCTACATGCTGATTTATCGGCTATCCTCAGCAGGGATGCAGTGTTCTTCCTGGAGGGCCTTACACATTTGTACATCCAGGAGGGTTATCTGTCCGCCTTTTCAGAATGTTTAAGTAGCCGCCTCTATGTATTGAAGTGTGCTTAGAAACCACATGCTACATTAAATATTCAAGGAGACTCAGAAGATGATGACCCCCTGAAAAAGCAGATTAACGGCAATGCACGGTCTATGTGCCGGTGCCGGTGCCGAGCGAGCACTTGCTGCTTGTCACCGGTCACCAGCCTCAGAGCACTCGTTCTTCTCAACCTCTTCCCAACAGGGCTTCTGTACACGGCAATTACATGTCACAGTGAGAGGAAATGAGGTGGgttgatttctgtttttgtttgtttgtttgtagctgGATGTTGGAAGACTAAcagattaatttttctttccaagacaggtatttctgtgtagctctgactctcttggaacttactatgtagaccaggctggccttgactcagagatctgcctgcctctgctgctcaaGTAATAGGATGAAAGGCCTGCGCCATAACGCCCAGCTAATAGATTACATTTCATGTAGTGTGAAAAGACAGAATTTCCAACCTCAGACTTCAGGTGTCATTCCCAAGTCCTTCACTACAAACACAAAGAATTTTGATAAAGAGGTTGGGTGGCTTTTCCAGAGTCGTATTGCTGTTTGGTGGCAAAATCTATTATTTCTGGTCCAATGTTCTTCCCATACTCCACAGTTACTCCCGCCTACTAATAGATGGAAAAGAGAATACAGTGCTTAAAGAGGCAATGCCAGGTATCAGACAAACAGTCGAAAGGAAACCCAACTTGGGGAAATTCTTCAAAACTGGAGACAGcactcactctgcagtccaggctgacctccaatttGGGATCCTCTAATTCCTAAAGAGTGGCACATCaaagtgcagtgtgtgtgtgtgtgtgtgtgtgtgtgtgtgtgtgtgtagctttgtgattgcagacaccaccaccaccacccccagcagtCAGGCCGGCCCActcagacaggcaggcaggcactgccCGCACTGGCCTGTAGCTGCACTTACAGAGGCTTTATCCCGAGTTATCAGTTTCTGGATGCGAGTGTTAAACAAAGCCCAC of Onychomys torridus chromosome 22, mOncTor1.1, whole genome shotgun sequence contains these proteins:
- the LOC118572182 gene encoding ubiquinol-cytochrome-c reductase complex assembly factor 2-like isoform X2 — encoded protein: MAALHYHCFLKLCEEWPVDKTKRGRDLGTYLQKRVAQAFWEGENTQMYQSLAQLHLNYYKHKYHCPRDTSFSGLSMKEYKLILSIGTLEEFQEMDKSVWQKLQEKFTPMRPEEKHKAWAWVLS
- the LOC118572182 gene encoding ubiquinol-cytochrome-c reductase complex assembly factor 2-like isoform X1, whose translation is MAALHYHCFLKLCEEWPVDKTKRGRDLGTYLQKRVAQAFWEGENTQVAEPEACNQMYQSLAQLHLNYYKHKYHCPRDTSFSGLSMKEYKLILSIGTLEEFQEMDKSVWQKLQEKFTPMRPEEKHKAWAWVLS